In Clostridia bacterium, one genomic interval encodes:
- the ald gene encoding alanine dehydrogenase — MIIGIPKELKNNENRVAITPAGVIAFRNAGHKVIVEKNAGIKSGISNDDFERAGAIIASGNKEIYQKAEMVLKVKEPLPEEYNSLRPNQILFTYLHLAPDKKLTEELLKRKVTAIAYETVQMEDGSLPLLKPMSEVAGRMSIQIGARLLERMNGGRGVLLGGVPGVPPAQVVIIGAGTAGLNAAKMAAGLGAEVTILDINIKKLAYIDDIFNGRIVTLMSNTYNIANACKKADLVISAVLIPGAMAPSIIKEYMVKDMKKGSVVMDFAIDQGGSVETMDKMTTHDKPTFIKHGVIHYSVPNIAGAVPRTSTFALTNATIPYALTIANKGFTKAIIEEEHLARGVNTYEGKVTHPGVGKALNLDFANLDELRMMVKY; from the coding sequence ATGATAATTGGTATTCCAAAGGAATTGAAGAATAATGAAAATAGGGTGGCTATTACACCTGCAGGGGTGATAGCTTTTAGGAATGCTGGACATAAGGTAATTGTTGAGAAAAATGCGGGTATTAAAAGCGGTATTTCCAATGATGATTTTGAGCGGGCAGGGGCAATCATTGCATCCGGCAATAAGGAGATATATCAAAAGGCTGAGATGGTTTTAAAGGTAAAAGAACCTTTGCCTGAAGAATACAATTCGCTTAGACCTAATCAAATATTGTTTACATATTTACATCTTGCTCCTGATAAGAAATTAACAGAAGAGCTTCTTAAAAGAAAAGTAACTGCAATTGCCTATGAAACGGTTCAAATGGAGGATGGGAGTTTGCCTCTTTTAAAGCCTATGAGTGAAGTAGCAGGACGGATGTCAATACAAATAGGTGCAAGGCTTTTAGAGAGGATGAATGGCGGCAGAGGTGTATTGTTAGGAGGTGTACCTGGTGTTCCGCCAGCTCAAGTTGTTATTATAGGCGCAGGCACAGCAGGACTTAATGCTGCAAAAATGGCTGCAGGACTCGGTGCAGAAGTCACAATATTGGATATCAATATAAAAAAATTAGCCTATATTGATGATATTTTTAACGGAAGAATTGTTACCCTGATGTCCAACACATATAATATAGCTAATGCGTGTAAAAAAGCTGACTTGGTCATAAGTGCAGTGTTGATTCCAGGTGCAATGGCTCCCAGTATAATAAAAGAATATATGGTAAAAGATATGAAGAAAGGCTCTGTAGTGATGGATTTTGCTATTGATCAGGGAGGCTCGGTAGAGACAATGGATAAAATGACAACTCATGATAAACCAACATTTATCAAACATGGTGTTATACATTATTCTGTGCCCAATATTGCTGGGGCTGTTCCTAGGACATCTACTTTTGCTTTGACCAATGCAACCATCCCATACGCTTTGACAATTGCCAACAAAGGCTTTACTAAAGCTATCATTGAGGAAGAGCACCTGGCCAGGGGAGTGAACACTTACGAAGGGAAAGTAACCCATCCAGGGGTGGGAAAGGCTTTAAACTTAGATTTTGCAAATCTTGATGAGCTTAGAATGATGGTAAAATATTAA
- a CDS encoding TMEM165/GDT1 family protein — protein MNWKLFFTAFGLLFLAELGDKTQMTVFTLVTQNKQPVPIFLGASLALVLVTLLAVIFGDVIAKYIPVEILQVIAGTLFVVIGVVVLWGAIPDFITKFFR, from the coding sequence TTGAACTGGAAACTTTTTTTCACAGCTTTTGGATTGTTATTTTTAGCTGAGCTAGGAGACAAGACGCAAATGACGGTTTTTACTCTGGTAACGCAGAATAAACAACCTGTTCCGATATTTTTGGGGGCATCACTTGCCCTTGTATTAGTAACTCTATTAGCTGTTATTTTTGGAGATGTAATAGCAAAGTATATACCTGTAGAAATATTACAAGTAATAGCAGGTACACTATTTGTAGTCATAGGTGTTGTGGTTTTGTGGGGGGCAATTCCAGATTTTATAACAAAGTTTTTTAGATAA
- a CDS encoding ASKHA domain-containing protein: MCNVIVNKGNQKVVLVSEKGQVLLSLLQRNDLFIESPCGGRGTCGKCKVTILEGHENISYIDAVEKTYLSILEQKQGIRLACRVKVYGDIKIEINTKDQSKASVMIDGAIKTSIDSDYQRNVKKENIKLRIPSVSDQRSDVQRLEDGIGIDFKYIPKNVLSTLSEILRKSDYDISIAYSGDTLLGVEQGNTEKNNYGIALDIGTTTIAGYLININSGEQIDVYSSLNPQAAYGSDVISRCDFSIENSQGIKVLNQLILDEINSMIAYFVSNNGISRNNIYQLIVVGNTIMLHLLLALPVKNIALSPFIPVITKKYDTKAKQAGIAINPNGIISYLPCISGYVGADTVAAIVASEMYKTDDISLLIDIGTNGEIALGNRDKMICCSVAAGPAFEGAHIKNGVGGIEGAINKVYIDDDCRYQTIGGKQPIGVCGSGIVDGIAEMLDKGIIDNTGRIRSKEELEDKKGEKWIERIIQVDGKPAFLIERLEEQEIVLCQKDIREVQLAKSAIAAGINILINEMKIKLQDIKNVYLAGGFGNYIDHDNAVRIGIIPDPLKDRIIPIGNGAGVGAKIALLSHEHLMLTEELRRKIQYIELSSRMDFQEMFIDYISF; this comes from the coding sequence ATGTGTAATGTAATTGTGAACAAAGGAAATCAAAAGGTTGTGTTAGTATCAGAAAAAGGACAGGTTCTGTTATCATTATTGCAACGCAATGATTTGTTTATCGAGTCACCTTGTGGTGGAAGAGGGACCTGTGGAAAATGCAAGGTTACCATTTTAGAAGGCCATGAGAATATTAGTTATATTGATGCGGTTGAGAAGACATATCTTTCAATTCTTGAACAAAAACAAGGGATTAGGCTTGCTTGTAGGGTTAAGGTGTATGGTGACATAAAAATAGAGATAAACACCAAAGATCAAAGCAAAGCAAGTGTTATGATAGATGGAGCTATAAAAACCAGCATTGATAGTGATTATCAGAGAAACGTAAAAAAGGAGAATATAAAACTGAGGATTCCGTCTGTCAGTGATCAGCGTAGTGACGTGCAAAGGTTGGAAGATGGGATTGGAATAGATTTTAAATACATACCCAAAAATGTTTTATCAACTTTATCAGAGATTTTAAGGAAAAGTGATTATGATATATCAATAGCATATAGTGGAGATACTTTGTTGGGCGTAGAGCAGGGAAATACTGAGAAGAACAACTATGGTATTGCACTGGATATCGGTACCACTACTATAGCCGGTTACCTGATCAATATAAATTCTGGGGAGCAGATAGATGTTTATTCCAGCTTAAATCCTCAGGCTGCTTATGGAAGCGATGTGATATCTAGATGTGATTTTTCTATAGAAAACAGCCAAGGAATAAAAGTATTAAATCAGTTGATATTGGACGAAATCAATAGTATGATCGCCTATTTTGTCAGCAATAATGGAATCAGTAGAAATAATATCTATCAATTAATAGTTGTAGGCAATACCATAATGTTGCATCTGTTGTTGGCATTGCCTGTAAAAAACATCGCCCTTTCACCATTTATTCCGGTTATCACTAAAAAATATGATACTAAAGCGAAACAGGCAGGTATAGCAATTAATCCTAACGGTATCATAAGTTATCTTCCTTGCATATCCGGTTATGTAGGCGCTGATACAGTTGCTGCAATAGTAGCTAGTGAAATGTATAAAACTGATGATATAAGTTTGCTTATAGATATTGGGACAAACGGCGAGATAGCCCTAGGGAATAGAGATAAAATGATTTGTTGCTCAGTTGCAGCTGGTCCGGCATTTGAAGGAGCGCATATAAAAAATGGTGTAGGAGGCATAGAAGGGGCCATAAATAAAGTATATATAGACGATGATTGTAGATACCAAACGATAGGGGGAAAGCAGCCTATCGGTGTTTGCGGGTCAGGAATTGTAGATGGAATTGCTGAAATGTTGGATAAAGGGATTATTGACAACACAGGGAGAATAAGGTCTAAAGAGGAGCTGGAAGATAAAAAAGGTGAAAAATGGATAGAAAGAATTATACAAGTTGATGGCAAACCTGCTTTTCTTATAGAAAGGCTAGAAGAACAAGAAATAGTCCTGTGCCAAAAAGATATACGGGAGGTCCAGCTTGCCAAGAGTGCTATCGCAGCAGGTATAAATATACTCATTAATGAGATGAAAATAAAATTGCAAGATATAAAAAACGTATATTTAGCAGGAGGTTTCGGCAATTATATAGACCACGATAATGCTGTTAGAATAGGCATCATTCCTGACCCCCTTAAAGACAGAATAATTCCCATAGGCAATGGTGCAGGCGTAGGTGCAAAAATCGCACTATTATCGCACGAACATTTAATGCTGACAGAAGAATTGAGGAGGAAAATTCAATATATTGAATTGTCTTCAAGGATGGATTTTCAGGAGATGTTCATTGATTATATATCTTTTTAA
- a CDS encoding TVP38/TMEM64 family protein, which yields MDKETKINLLKFIIPVVVILLIALIVHETGISKQFEVDNLKKFLNSFGPWAPLIFILLCTLRPLLLLPVGIFSILGGILFGYALGTIYTSIGVTLGSFIAYWLAQKLGKDFVDKILKGKLKTFNDNSEKHGFKIILLMRVIPVLPVDVISYGAGLSNITFKDFAFGTLVGILPGTFVYSYFGSSIRNFSKSKLILAIAMIGLLVAVPIIFKDYVKKYI from the coding sequence ATGGATAAGGAAACTAAAATAAATTTACTGAAATTTATTATTCCTGTTGTAGTTATACTGCTAATAGCTTTAATAGTTCATGAAACAGGGATAAGCAAACAATTTGAGGTAGACAACCTGAAAAAATTTTTAAATTCTTTTGGCCCGTGGGCTCCTTTGATATTTATTCTTTTATGTACTTTAAGACCTTTGCTACTACTTCCTGTAGGTATTTTTTCTATTTTAGGTGGAATTTTGTTTGGATATGCATTAGGCACTATTTATACAAGTATAGGAGTTACGCTAGGTTCATTTATTGCGTATTGGCTAGCTCAGAAACTAGGCAAGGATTTTGTAGATAAAATTTTGAAGGGCAAGCTAAAAACTTTTAATGATAATAGTGAAAAACATGGGTTTAAGATCATCCTATTGATGAGAGTTATTCCCGTGCTCCCTGTAGATGTTATAAGCTATGGGGCAGGTTTGTCTAATATAACGTTTAAAGATTTTGCATTTGGTACATTGGTTGGCATACTCCCAGGCACATTTGTTTATAGCTATTTTGGAAGTTCCATAAGAAATTTTAGCAAAAGCAAATTAATATTAGCTATTGCAATGATTGGATTATTGGTAGCTGTGCCGATAATTTTTAAAGACTATGTGAAAAAATATATATAA
- a CDS encoding sodium/solute symporter (Members of the Solute:Sodium Symporter (SSS), TC 2.A.21 as described in tcdb.org, catalyze solute:Na+ symport. Known solutes for members of the family include sugars, amino acids, nucleosides, inositols, vitamins, urea or anions, depending on the system.) — protein MKYLFVCIYIVILIGIGIISKRKTNTLNDFFLGGRSIGPWISAFSYGTAYFSAVLFIGYAGKTGWGFGLSSLWIVLGNAVIGCYLAWKVLGKRTREITNRINVSTMPEFLEKRYDSKMLKLVTAVIIFAFLIPYSASVYMGLSYLFEHIFNIPYTTSMFIMALLTAFYLLMGGYIASTLTDFVQAFIMIIGVVFLLFYIITSPNVGGFSSGIAKLSQIDHKLIEPVGPPGFLSIFSLVLMTSLGSWGLPQMVHKFYTIKDETFIKKATIVSTAFAFLITFGAYFTGSFSRLFFDNELPVNPDIIMPKIISTALPDAVSGIILLLVLSASMSTLASIVLASSSAIAIDLVKGIIFPDMAEKKVMNLMRILCGVFVALSFVIAMLPNVIITLSGISFGAVAGSLLAPYLMGLYWKGITKAGAWASVITGLFSAVAGALYVRMDPSLIPITSSIAMIVPIVIAFLVSKFTQPYPESHILYIFPRDIYGEHLKDKSSQSVDGRVVMDKFI, from the coding sequence ATGAAGTATTTATTTGTATGTATTTATATTGTTATTCTTATAGGGATTGGAATTATCAGCAAGAGAAAAACAAATACATTAAATGACTTTTTTCTGGGTGGCAGATCGATAGGGCCATGGATATCTGCTTTTTCTTATGGAACAGCGTATTTTTCAGCTGTTTTATTCATAGGATATGCAGGCAAAACAGGATGGGGTTTTGGGTTGTCTTCTTTATGGATAGTTTTAGGTAATGCAGTTATAGGCTGCTATCTAGCATGGAAGGTATTGGGGAAAAGGACAAGGGAAATCACAAACAGGATAAACGTATCTACAATGCCTGAGTTTTTAGAAAAAAGATATGATAGCAAGATGTTAAAATTGGTGACAGCAGTTATAATTTTTGCTTTTTTGATACCATATTCTGCTTCAGTATATATGGGGTTGAGTTATTTATTTGAGCATATATTCAATATCCCATATACTACTTCCATGTTTATAATGGCTTTGTTGACTGCATTTTATCTTTTGATGGGTGGTTATATAGCCTCAACTTTGACCGATTTTGTTCAAGCTTTTATTATGATTATTGGGGTAGTTTTTTTGCTCTTTTATATAATCACCAGCCCAAATGTAGGGGGATTTTCCAGCGGCATAGCAAAGCTTAGTCAAATTGATCATAAGTTGATTGAACCAGTTGGACCTCCGGGATTTCTTTCAATATTTTCCCTTGTATTGATGACCAGCTTGGGCAGTTGGGGTTTACCACAAATGGTTCATAAATTTTATACTATAAAGGATGAAACTTTTATTAAAAAAGCTACCATTGTTTCCACAGCATTTGCTTTTTTAATAACCTTTGGTGCGTACTTCACTGGTTCTTTTAGCAGATTATTTTTTGATAATGAATTGCCGGTAAATCCTGATATTATAATGCCTAAGATTATAAGCACGGCGTTGCCTGACGCGGTATCAGGAATAATATTATTGCTTGTGCTGTCGGCATCCATGTCAACACTGGCTTCAATAGTACTTGCATCTAGTTCGGCTATAGCTATAGATTTAGTAAAAGGGATAATATTCCCTGATATGGCTGAAAAAAAAGTTATGAATTTAATGAGGATATTATGTGGAGTTTTTGTAGCGTTGTCTTTTGTAATTGCTATGCTTCCAAATGTAATAATTACATTGTCAGGCATCTCATTTGGAGCTGTTGCAGGCTCTTTGTTAGCTCCGTATCTTATGGGATTATATTGGAAGGGTATAACAAAAGCAGGGGCTTGGGCAAGCGTTATAACAGGTTTGTTTTCTGCTGTAGCAGGTGCCCTATATGTAAGGATGGATCCATCTTTAATCCCTATAACAAGCTCAATAGCTATGATTGTACCAATTGTTATTGCTTTTTTGGTGAGCAAGTTTACTCAGCCATATCCTGAGTCACATATTTTATATATATTCCCTCGGGATATTTATGGTGAGCACTTGAAAGATAAGTCAAGTCAATCGGTAGATGGTAGAGTGGTTATGGATAAATTTATTTGA
- the iorA gene encoding indolepyruvate ferredoxin oxidoreductase subunit alpha: MKQLLLGNQAIARGAYEAGVKVCTAYPGTPSTEITEAISKYDDVYCEWSPNEKVALEVGIGAAIAGARAMVCMKHVGLNVAADPLFTVSYTGVNAGLVIVVADDPGMHSSQNEQDSRYYARSAHVPMLEPASSQEAKEYVKMAFDISEKFDTPVLLRLTTRISHSQGIVDIGDKNNIELKEYKKDAQKYVMMPAMAKKRHVVVEERMNKLQSFADQLDINTIESTDNKVGIITSGIAYQYVKEAMDDISVLKLGMVHPLPKKLINDFVQKFEKVYIIEELEPLFEEQIKSWGLDVIGKELFSRQGEMSSEIIKEKIIGEKSQALIDKGQLPARPPVMCPGCPHRGIFYVLNKLKLIVTGDIGCYTLGTLPPLQAIDTCICMGASVGTALGMEKARGRDFGKKVVAVIGDSTFIHSGITGLIDVVYNKGNSTVIILDNSTTGMTGHQDNPATGKTIKDEATYKLDLEKLVNAIGVERVRVIDPFNIHQAEKIIKEEVNSDQPSVIISRRPCALLEKRKNVQGYTIDNEKCKRCKACLKLGCPAIANKNGRMVIDPALCNGCGLCVSVCKFDAITKAGETDGQNK, from the coding sequence TTGAAACAGCTTTTACTTGGAAATCAAGCTATAGCCAGAGGGGCTTATGAAGCTGGCGTGAAGGTATGTACAGCATATCCCGGGACGCCCAGCACCGAAATTACCGAGGCTATATCCAAATATGATGATGTATATTGTGAATGGTCTCCTAACGAGAAGGTAGCGCTAGAAGTAGGGATAGGTGCAGCCATTGCAGGAGCAAGGGCTATGGTGTGCATGAAACATGTGGGACTCAATGTTGCTGCTGATCCGCTTTTCACAGTTTCCTATACCGGCGTAAATGCTGGCTTGGTGATTGTGGTTGCAGATGATCCGGGGATGCACAGCTCGCAGAATGAACAGGACAGCAGGTATTATGCCAGATCTGCACATGTTCCAATGCTTGAGCCTGCAAGTAGTCAGGAAGCTAAGGAATATGTGAAAATGGCATTTGATATCAGTGAAAAATTCGATACGCCGGTATTATTAAGGTTAACTACTAGGATATCTCATTCTCAAGGAATAGTAGATATAGGAGATAAGAATAATATAGAATTGAAGGAATATAAGAAGGATGCCCAAAAATATGTGATGATGCCTGCTATGGCTAAAAAAAGGCATGTAGTAGTGGAAGAGAGGATGAATAAACTACAAAGTTTCGCAGATCAGCTTGATATAAATACTATAGAGTCAACAGATAATAAGGTTGGAATTATAACTAGCGGCATTGCATATCAGTATGTAAAGGAAGCTATGGATGATATATCGGTACTAAAGCTTGGAATGGTACATCCCCTTCCTAAAAAGCTGATCAATGATTTTGTACAAAAATTTGAAAAGGTTTATATAATAGAGGAATTAGAACCACTTTTTGAAGAGCAGATAAAATCTTGGGGTCTAGATGTGATCGGGAAAGAGTTGTTTTCCAGACAAGGTGAAATGAGTTCAGAAATAATTAAGGAAAAGATCATAGGAGAAAAGAGCCAGGCCTTGATCGACAAAGGACAGCTGCCGGCTAGACCTCCTGTTATGTGTCCCGGATGCCCTCACAGAGGTATATTTTATGTATTGAACAAATTAAAGCTGATAGTGACGGGTGATATCGGTTGTTATACATTGGGTACTTTGCCTCCTTTACAGGCGATAGATACTTGTATATGCATGGGAGCTAGTGTAGGCACCGCTCTAGGCATGGAAAAAGCTAGGGGAAGAGATTTTGGCAAAAAAGTCGTTGCAGTTATTGGAGATTCGACCTTTATACACTCGGGTATCACTGGACTTATAGACGTGGTTTATAATAAGGGAAATAGCACAGTAATAATATTGGATAATTCTACAACGGGTATGACGGGACACCAGGATAATCCGGCTACCGGTAAGACTATAAAAGATGAAGCCACATACAAGCTTGACCTAGAAAAATTGGTTAATGCTATCGGTGTAGAGAGAGTGAGAGTGATAGATCCTTTTAATATACATCAGGCTGAAAAAATAATAAAAGAAGAAGTAAATTCCGATCAGCCTTCTGTAATTATTTCAAGGAGACCCTGTGCTCTATTAGAAAAACGCAAAAATGTACAAGGATACACGATAGACAATGAAAAGTGTAAAAGATGTAAAGCATGTTTGAAATTAGGCTGTCCAGCTATTGCAAACAAAAACGGTAGGATGGTTATAGATCCAGCATTATGTAATGGATGTGGATTATGTGTTAGTGTTTGTAAGTTTGATGCAATAACAAAGGCGGGTGAAACTGATGGGCAAAACAAATAA
- a CDS encoding indolepyruvate oxidoreductase subunit beta, producing the protein MGKTNKSILIVGVGGQGTLLTSRILGNLFLNNGYDVKLSEVHGMAQRGGSVVTHVRYGEQVDSPIIPRQGADVILAFEKLEAYRWIDFAKPNGVVIVNEQQVDPMPVITGNAQYPDNIIPKLETSNINILPVDALAIASRIGNIKTVNTVLLGVLAKYINIEKQKWIDAIKNTVPEKTIDINIEAFERGYRL; encoded by the coding sequence ATGGGCAAAACAAATAAAAGTATTCTTATTGTAGGAGTAGGGGGTCAGGGGACGCTATTGACCAGCAGGATATTGGGGAATCTTTTCTTAAATAATGGATATGACGTAAAGCTCTCTGAAGTACATGGGATGGCACAGAGAGGTGGTAGTGTTGTAACCCATGTAAGATACGGAGAACAAGTTGATTCCCCCATAATACCTAGGCAGGGCGCAGATGTGATACTCGCTTTTGAAAAGCTAGAAGCGTATAGGTGGATAGATTTTGCTAAACCAAATGGTGTAGTGATTGTCAATGAACAACAAGTGGATCCTATGCCTGTCATAACGGGTAATGCACAATATCCTGATAATATTATTCCTAAATTAGAGACTAGCAACATAAATATTTTACCTGTAGATGCACTGGCCATAGCGAGCAGGATAGGGAATATAAAGACAGTCAACACTGTATTATTAGGAGTTCTTGCTAAATATATAAATATTGAAAAACAAAAATGGATAGATGCAATAAAAAATACGGTACCTGAAAAGACAATAGATATAAATATAGAAGCATTTGAGAGAGGATATAGATTATAA
- a CDS encoding phenylacetate--CoA ligase has product MLYWNPTYECMDRDKLVELQNERLVNTVHKVYQNVPYYRQKMQAVGIMPEDIKTVDDLKKLPFTTKQDLRDNYPYGLFAVPLSEIVRIHASSGTTGKPTVVGYTKQDIISWSELMARTLTCGGTVKNSVIQIAYGYGLFTGGLGVHYGAERIGASVIPISGGNTKRQLMLMKDFGTDVLACTPSYALYIAETMQELKIDRQKFKLKYGIFGAEPWTENMRKEIEQKLGVSAIDIYGLSEVIGPGVASECQCKDGLHIFEDYFIAEVIDPETGESLPYGKEGELVFTTINKEGIPVIRYRTKDITALIPDQCECGRTHIRMKKIIGRTDDMLVIRGVNVFPSQIESVLVEIGDTEPHYMLIVDRINNLDTLEVLVEVSDRLFSDEVKRLEDLNKEITRKIHDTLGLAVKVRLVEPKTIERTEGKSKRVIDNRKI; this is encoded by the coding sequence ATGTTGTACTGGAATCCTACCTATGAATGTATGGATAGGGACAAATTGGTAGAACTTCAAAATGAGAGACTTGTAAATACAGTACACAAAGTATATCAAAATGTTCCTTATTACAGGCAGAAAATGCAAGCTGTAGGAATAATGCCTGAAGATATAAAAACTGTTGATGACCTTAAAAAACTTCCTTTTACTACAAAACAGGATTTGAGGGATAACTATCCTTATGGACTGTTTGCAGTTCCGCTCAGTGAGATTGTTAGAATACATGCATCATCAGGCACTACTGGTAAACCTACTGTTGTAGGATATACTAAACAGGACATTATAAGCTGGTCGGAACTTATGGCCCGAACCCTTACCTGTGGAGGCACTGTCAAGAACTCTGTAATACAAATTGCATATGGGTATGGGTTATTTACCGGAGGTTTAGGGGTCCATTACGGTGCAGAAAGAATAGGTGCCTCGGTTATACCTATATCAGGTGGAAATACAAAGCGTCAGTTGATGCTGATGAAAGACTTTGGAACTGATGTTTTAGCTTGTACTCCATCATATGCACTTTATATAGCTGAAACTATGCAGGAACTAAAAATAGACAGGCAAAAGTTTAAGTTGAAATATGGAATATTTGGTGCTGAACCATGGACTGAAAATATGAGGAAAGAAATAGAGCAAAAACTGGGTGTTAGCGCTATAGACATATATGGGCTAAGTGAAGTTATCGGACCTGGCGTTGCAAGTGAATGCCAATGCAAGGATGGGCTGCACATATTTGAAGATTATTTTATCGCCGAAGTAATAGATCCTGAAACAGGTGAGTCCTTGCCTTATGGAAAAGAGGGAGAATTGGTTTTTACCACTATTAATAAAGAAGGAATACCTGTAATAAGATATAGAACTAAGGATATAACTGCTTTGATACCTGACCAGTGTGAATGTGGGAGAACACACATCAGAATGAAGAAAATTATTGGCAGAACTGATGATATGTTAGTTATCAGGGGAGTAAATGTATTCCCATCACAGATAGAAAGTGTATTAGTTGAAATTGGTGATACAGAGCCTCATTATATGCTTATCGTAGATAGGATAAATAATCTTGATACTCTAGAAGTGCTTGTTGAAGTATCTGATAGACTTTTTTCAGATGAAGTTAAGAGGCTAGAAGATCTGAACAAGGAGATTACACGCAAAATACACGACACTTTAGGGTTGGCAGTCAAAGTAAGGCTTGTTGAACCTAAAACTATAGAGAGGACCGAGGGAAAATCTAAAAGAGTAATAGATAATAGAAAAATTTAA
- a CDS encoding acetolactate synthase, giving the protein MLVKQVSVFLENKLGRLSEVTDLLKQHDIDISAISLADTTNFGILRMIVSNPQDVAKIIKEGGFTVSITDVLALKVCDKPGGLADVLKILRDKNISVEYLYSFVKQTSGEALILVKVSDPQDAIETLKASNIKLLTEEEVYSL; this is encoded by the coding sequence TTGTTGGTTAAACAGGTATCGGTTTTTTTGGAAAACAAATTAGGCAGGCTATCAGAAGTAACGGACCTTCTTAAACAGCATGATATAGATATAAGTGCAATATCCCTTGCAGATACTACTAATTTCGGTATTCTGAGGATGATAGTGAGCAATCCTCAAGATGTTGCCAAGATCATAAAAGAAGGTGGATTTACAGTCAGTATAACAGATGTCCTTGCTTTGAAAGTTTGCGATAAGCCGGGAGGACTTGCCGATGTGCTTAAAATATTGAGAGATAAAAATATAAGTGTTGAATACTTATATTCATTTGTAAAACAGACTTCAGGCGAAGCTTTGATACTTGTAAAGGTATCAGACCCACAAGATGCTATAGAAACGTTAAAAGCTAGCAATATTAAGCTACTTACAGAAGAAGAGGTTTATAGCCTTTAA